A genomic region of Raphanus sativus cultivar WK10039 chromosome 6, ASM80110v3, whole genome shotgun sequence contains the following coding sequences:
- the LOC108808082 gene encoding uncharacterized protein LOC108808082: MVQNPVFINGIAFKEAVLDHALKTGRNIKQNRYDKAKIGFLCEGKGCSWRVYCSVSAKYPNKWQVKIMKKDHTCVPTGNCEMLKVPQIARLFVDKIKEEPDYFMPMKIEELVMEKWKINVSRPQCQHVWTKALRWIEREYDKQFGRLRDYCAEIRSSNENSSVELDCVENDDGIEVFKRFYVCFDILRRSWKETCMPLIGVDGCFLKSRMKGQLLVALGRDADNAIYPIAWAVIKVDLGLEEGEGYVMVSDRQKGLIAAVKRALPQIEHRMCVRHIYGNLKKNHGKKPDMKLKIWNLAWSYNEADYRANLRDIEMYDQDVYDDVMKSKPEKWCRAFYKLGPYCEDVENNSTESFNNSIGKARDKPFVPMLETIARLAMVRIAKRDVICSSHEGLCTPYVIEMLESLHKKASESMVRPSTNQTYESTTSNGCAHRVSLASRTCSCRRWEITGISCEHAYGVMLSKGLEAQDYVVHWFKTPIWRRTYAEGIVPLRGAKFWPVGPEPSIIEHVIPYQPGCKKVTKTDKKRKRGVNESP; the protein is encoded by the exons ATGGTTCAGAATCCA GTGTTCATCAATGGAATTGCGTTTAAGGAAGCAGTGCTCGACCATGCTCTGAAAACTGGTAGGAACATCAAGCAGAATCGATATGACAAGGCAAAGATTGGATTTTTATGTGAAGGCAAAGGTTGCTCTTGGCGCGTCTACTGCTCGGTTTCAGCAAAGTATCCCAACAAATGGCAGGTGAAAATCATGAAGAAAGATCATACTTGTGTTCCTACGGGTAACTGTGAGATGCTTAAAGTCCCACAAATAGCTCGCTTGTTTGTAGACAAGATCAAAGAAGAACCAGATTATTTCATGCCCATGAAGATTGAGGAGCTTGTTATGGAGAAATGGAAGATCAATGTTAGTAGGCCGCAATGCCAACATGTTTGGACCAAAGCGCTCAGATGGATTGAAAGAGAGTATGATAAGCAGTTTGGACGCCTCAGGGATTATTGCGCAGAGATAAGAAGCTCGAATGAAAATTCTTCTGTTGAGCTTGACTGTGTGGAAAATGATGATGGGATTGAGGTTTTCAAGAGATTTTATGTCTGTTTTGACATTCTGAGGAGAAGCTGGAAAGAAACGTGCATGCCACTGATTGGAGTAGATGGATGTTTCTTGAAGTCTAGGATGAAAGGGCAGCTGCTAGTGGCTTTGGGTCGCGATGCCGATAACGCGATTTATCCTATTGCATGGGCTGTG ATCAAGGTTGATCTAGGACTCGAAGAAGGAGAGGGTTATGTTATGGTTTCAGATCGTCAGAAGGGATTGATTGCTGCTGTGAAGAGAGCACTGCCACAAATTGAGCATAGGATGTGTGTTAGGCACATCTATGGTAACTTGAAGAAGAACCATGGGAAGAAACCTGATATGAAGCTAAAGATTTGGAACCTTGCTTGGAGCTACAATGAGGCTGATTACAGAGCAAACCTCAGAGACATTGAGATGTACGATCAAGATGTTTATGACGACGTGATGAAGTCAAAGCCAGAGAAGTGGTGCAGGGCGTTCTACAAGCTTGGACCTTATTGTGAAGACGTGGAGAACAATTCAACCGAATCTTTCAACAACTCTATAGGTAAAGCCCGAGACAAGCCCTTTGTACCTATGTTAGAGACAATAGCTCGCTTGGCGATGGTTCGTATAGCGAAAAGGGATGTCATTTGCAGCAGTCACGAAGGGCTTTGCACACCGTATGTCATTGAGATGCTCGAGAGTTTGCATAAGAAAGCCTCAGAATCGATGGTTAGACCTTCCACCAACCAAACGTATGAATCCACTACTAGTAACGGCTGTGCACATAGGGTGAGCTTGGCAAGTAGAACTTGTAGTTGCAGGAGATGGGAGATTACAGGGATCTCTTGTGAGCATGCCTATGGAGTTATGTTGAGCAAAGGTCTAGAGGCTCAAGACTATGTGGTTCACTGGTTCAAGACACCTATATGGAGGCGTACGTATGCTGAAGGGATTGTACCATTGCGTGGAGCAAAGTTTTGGCCCGTAGGACCAGAACCATCTATCATTGAACATGTGATCCCATATCAACCAGGCTGTAAGAAGGTGACTAAAACGGataaaaagaggaagagaggagtCAATGAATcaccataa
- the LOC108806830 gene encoding transcription elongation factor 1 homolog, whose product MGKRKSRAKPATTKRMDKLDTVFSCPFCNHGSSVECQINMKEMIGIATCRICEESFSTTITALSEAIDIYSEWIDECERVNTVEDDVEQEEEAEEEEVYEEEEEEDEEEDDRASVKRKFNYRDD is encoded by the exons ATGGGGAAAAGGAAGTCAAGGGCAAAGCCTGCTACAACGAAGCGTATGGACAAGCTTGACACTGTCTTTAGTTGTCCTTTCTGCAATCACGGCTCTAGTGTCGAATGCCaaat TAATATGAAAGAGATGATTGGTATTGCAACTTGTAGAATCTGTGAAGAAAGCTTTAGCACCACCATcacag CTTTGAGTGAAGCTATAGACAT CTATAGTGAATGGATTGACGAGTGCGAGAGGGTTAACACTGTGGAAGATGATGTTGAGCAAGAAGaggaagctgaagaagaagaagtttatgaagaagaggaagaagaagatgaagaggaagacgacCGTGCGTCTGTCAAAAGGAAGTTTAACTACCGAGACGATTAA
- the LOC130496430 gene encoding uncharacterized protein LOC130496430: MAKIANLDFAPLSVRGDNYLQWALDVEISLGAKGLEHCIVPQNEATKKENSQTLMIIRHHIEESLKAQYLTVSDPYELWKELQMRYDHQKTLILPGATYEWIHLRIQDFKSVNEYNSALFKIVSKLRLCGETVTDKQLLEKTFQTMSSSNMLLQQQYRQKGFKTYSELISCLLLAEQNNELLLKNSELRPPGSKPVPEANHTSNEPNDGAEANHVRYDHKGRGSSYGRGRGRKGHGRGRGQGGNSKGRSTPYDRPNQSNNGQGKGRGNGTSSKPQNPASSPCHRCGMMNHWAKNCRTAKHLVDLYQESLKGKNPEAHMVYKDGEDDFDHDKDDLMDFETSDILTMLNDDPVE; this comes from the coding sequence ATGGCCAAAATCGCAAATTTGGATTTTGCACCTCTAAGTGTGAGGGGTGACAATTACCTACAATGGGCACTAGATGTTGAGATTTCTCTTGGAGCCAAAGGCCTAGAGCATTGCATCGTTCCTCAGAACGAAGCTACTAAGAAAGAGAACTCTCAGACCCTCATGATCATCCGTCATCACATTGAGGAGAGTTTGAAAGCTCAATACCTCACAGTGAGTGATCCATATGAGTTATGGAAAGAGCTTCAGATGAGATATGATCACCAGAAGACCTTGATTCTTCCGGGTGCCACTTATGAGTGGATTCATCTCAGGATTCAAGACTTTAAGTCTGTGAATGAGTACAACTCAGCCTTATTTAAGATAGTCTCAAAACTGAGGCTATGTGGCGAGACTGTAACTGATAAGCAGTTGTTGgaaaagactttccagacaatgTCCTCAAGCAATATGTTGCTTCAGCAACAATACAGACAGAAAGGTTTTAAGACCTATAGTGAGCTCATCTCATGTCTATTGCTTGCAGAACAGAACAACGAGCTGCTCTTGAAGAACAGTGAGCTTAGACCACCTGGATCTAAGCCTGTCCCTGAGGCAAATCATACCTCAAATGAGCCTAATGATGGTGCTGAAGCCAACCATGTCCGGTATGACCATAAGGGCCGCGGATCCTCATATGGAAGAGGACGTGGCCGTAAAGGTCATGGGCGAGGACGTGGACAAGGTGGCAACAGCAAAGGGCGTAGCACCCCTTATGACCGTCCAAACCAGTCCAATAATGGACAAGGTAAAGGCAGAGGCAATGGGACTTCTTCGAAGCCACAAAATCCTGCAAGCTCACCTTGCCATAGATGCGGAATGATGAATCATTGGGCAAAGAATTGCCGCACAGCCAAGCATCTGGTCGACCTCTATCAAGAGAGTCTTAAGGGCAAGAATCCGGAAGCACACATGGTGTACAAGGATGGTGAGGACGATTTTGATCATGACAAGGACGACCTCATGGACTTTGAGACTTCAGACATACTCACTATGCTGAATGATGATCCAGTCGAATAA
- the LOC108806935 gene encoding uncharacterized protein LOC108806935, producing MGRGKFKGKPTGQRRFSSAAEILAGTSAARPRSFKQKEAEYEEDIEEESEESEEESEDESDVKKKGHEALIEVDNPNRAKPKTLKARDLDASKTTELSRREREELEKQRAHERYMKLQEQGKTEQARKDLDRLALIRQQREEAAKKREEEKAARDAKKVDARK from the exons ATGGGAAGAGGCAAGTTCAAGGGGAAACCTACAGGCCAACGCCGATTCTCTAGCGCTGCTGAAATAC TTGCGGGCACTTCTGCTGCACGTCCTCGGTCATTCAAGCAG AAAGAAGCAGAGTACGAAGAAGATATCGAAGAGGAGTCTGAGGAATCTGAAGAAGAATCCGAAGATGAATCTGAT GTGAAGAAGAAAGGACATGAAGCTCTAATCGAAGTTGATAACCCTAACAGAGCTAAGCCAAAGACCTTGAAAGCAAGAGACCTTGAT GCAAGTAAAACCACTGAACTCTCAAGGCGTGAAAG GGAGGAGCTAGAGAAGCAGCGAGCTCATGAGCGATACATGAAGTTGCAGGAGCAAGGCAAAACCGAGCAAGCAAGAAAGGATTTGG ATCGTTTGGCTCTGATTCGTCAACAGAGAGAAGAAGCTGCCAAGAAGCGAGAAGAGGAAAAAGCAG CGAGAGACGCGAAGAAAGTCGATGCACGCAAATGA
- the LOC108808083 gene encoding LOW QUALITY PROTEIN: WUSCHEL-related homeobox 8 (The sequence of the model RefSeq protein was modified relative to this genomic sequence to represent the inferred CDS: inserted 2 bases in 2 codons; deleted 3 bases in 3 codons) — MSSSNKNWPSMFKSKPLNNQHHHRDMDTSFSSDRVPDPKPRWNPKPEQIRILESIFNSGIVNPPREEIQRIRIRLQEYGQXGDANVFYWFQNRKSRAKHKLRVLKKNPKMLGCNPNKTRKDKIITPSPSVDTTDPCFGLVNHETGLFPSQNNELVITEPASFLYPDDNNPSFGQSGFGFGDFCVRPVVSEERIEFAAANNGVNMNIPEINFEGGENGSFPSSVSATVPSTVNQSQGREYAVLFGGGDVGDYLXPERLTVFINDMPFEIEGGSFNVREAFGSNAMLINSFGQPILTDEFGVTFQPLHNGAIYYLL, encoded by the exons ATGTCCTCCTCGAACAAAAATTGGCCTAGCATGTTCAAATCCAAACCCCTTAACAATCAGCATCATCATCGTGACATGGATACTTCCTTTTCCTCGG ATCGTGTACCAGATCCTAAACCAAGATGGAATCCTAAACCGGAGCAGATTCGGATACTC GAATCAATTTTCAATTCGGGTATTGTGAATCCACCTAGAGAAGAGATTCAAAGAATCCGGATCCGACTTCAGGAATATGGTC TCGGAGATGCAAATGTTTTTTACTGGTTTCAGAACCGGAAATCACGGGCAAAACACAAGCTTCGTGTTCTTAAGAAAAACCCTAAAATGCTTGGTTGTAATCCAAACAAGACCAGGAAGGACAAAATCATTACTCCTAGTCCTAGTGTTGATACTACTGATccttgttttggtttggttaaccATGAAACTGGTTTATTTCCGAGTCAAAACAATGAGTTGGTAATAACTGAACCGGCCAGTTTTTTATATCCGGATGATAATAATCCAAGCTTTGGCCAATCAGGGTTTGGTTTTGGTGATTTTTGT GTGCGGCCGGTGGTATCTGAAGAGAGGATTGAGTTCGCCGCCGCTAATAACGGCGTTAATATGAACATTCCGGAGATCAACTTTGAAGGCGGTGAAAATGGTTCTTTCCCTAGTTCGGTT TCTGCAACTGTTCCATCAACCGTCAATCAGTCACAAGGTA GGGAATATGCAGTATTATTCGGTGGTGGTGATGTAGGAGATTATC TTCCGGAGAGATTGACGGTGTTCATCAACGACATGCCTTTCGAAATTGAGGGAGGATCATTCAACGTTAGAGAGGCATTTGGAAGCAACGCTATGTTGATAAACTCGTTTGGACAACCTATTCTTACCGATGAATTTGGAGTTACCTTTCAACCTCTCCACAATGGTGCTATTTATTATCTT CTTTAG